In one Bacillus sp. PK3_68 genomic region, the following are encoded:
- a CDS encoding iron-containing redox enzyme family protein has product MTGLLSKDEFRKELEEAIKGNHSQKAPFTIAWAEGKLERKHFAKWAENHYHYVGPFADYLAYIYHNTPDNPKYTSAKDFTLQNMYEEEIAADRHTDLLIRFAEACGTTGERVMDPNNMAPTTLGLQSWCYAVAAREHFVVATAALVVGLESQVPDIYRKQTPALREAYGFTDEEIEFFDLHIVSDEIHGERGYKIVLDHADTPELQQRCLEIVRVGAKMRRMYMDGLWREYLEKDLGALVQS; this is encoded by the coding sequence ATGACAGGTTTGTTATCGAAAGACGAATTTCGGAAAGAGTTAGAAGAAGCGATCAAGGGCAATCACAGCCAAAAGGCGCCATTCACTATTGCTTGGGCTGAAGGAAAATTGGAAAGAAAGCATTTTGCTAAATGGGCTGAAAATCACTACCATTACGTCGGGCCGTTCGCGGATTACCTGGCCTACATTTATCACAATACTCCTGATAATCCCAAATACACTTCTGCAAAAGACTTTACTTTACAAAACATGTATGAAGAAGAAATCGCTGCTGATCGCCATACTGATTTGCTCATTCGATTTGCAGAAGCTTGTGGAACAACGGGCGAACGCGTAATGGATCCAAATAATATGGCACCTACTACATTGGGCCTCCAAAGCTGGTGCTATGCAGTAGCGGCTCGTGAACATTTTGTTGTTGCCACTGCAGCTTTAGTTGTCGGTTTAGAATCTCAAGTTCCTGATATTTATAGAAAGCAAACACCAGCTTTACGTGAGGCATACGGATTTACAGATGAAGAAATTGAATTCTTCGATTTGCATATTGTATCGGATGAGATTCATGGAGAGCGCGGTTACAAAATTGTACTCGACCATGCCGATACACCTGAACTCCAGCAACGTTGCCTAGAAATCGTTCGTGTAGGGGCAAAGATGCGGCGGATGTATATGGATGGCTTATGGAGAGAGTATCTGGAGAAAGATCTTGGAGCATTAGTCCAATCTTAA
- a CDS encoding GntR family transcriptional regulator has protein sequence MANNWSEENLLSIRERAYLHLKDLILDGELKTGDRLVERELAEKLNISRTPIREALFRLESQGFVKTVPRKGVIVADISDKEIIEVFTILSSLEVLAAKLAVQKLDDETKQKFAHYIEEVETQLKDEKESDFSDLHTELNYLLYSSAKNAKLHEMLSSLTDYIRAFAKTGFKKSGRPRQSMEEHLNIMKAIINQEAEMAEYLTKIHIENSKKAYIEAVNQDKKAKEKL, from the coding sequence TTGGCAAACAATTGGTCAGAGGAGAATTTGCTCTCTATACGGGAAAGAGCATATTTGCACTTAAAAGACTTAATATTGGACGGTGAGCTTAAGACGGGAGATCGTCTAGTAGAGAGGGAGCTGGCTGAAAAACTAAATATTAGTCGCACACCGATCCGTGAAGCCTTATTCAGATTAGAGTCACAGGGTTTTGTAAAAACAGTGCCAAGAAAAGGTGTTATTGTGGCGGATATTTCAGATAAAGAGATTATTGAAGTATTCACTATCCTTTCTTCTTTGGAGGTCTTGGCTGCGAAGTTAGCTGTTCAAAAGCTTGACGATGAAACGAAGCAAAAGTTTGCTCACTATATAGAAGAGGTAGAAACACAGCTAAAAGATGAGAAAGAATCAGATTTTTCGGACTTGCATACCGAATTAAATTACTTGTTATACAGTTCTGCAAAAAATGCCAAACTACATGAAATGCTAAGCAGCTTAACCGATTACATAAGGGCTTTTGCAAAAACAGGATTTAAAAAGTCGGGAAGACCCAGACAATCTATGGAAGAACACCTTAATATTATGAAGGCAATCATTAATCAGGAAGCTGAAATGGCAGAGTATTTAACCAAAATCCACATTGAAAATTCAAAAAAAGCTTATATAGAGGCAGTCAATCAAGACAAAAAAGCTAAAGAAAAACTCTAA
- a CDS encoding aldehyde dehydrogenase family protein codes for MVLTTKVITFSNYINGQWTESTSGRTFDSLNPANKEEIVGTFQASNDQDIQLAIEAANRAFPQWAQTAPSKRAAILNQAASILEENADKLAEELTREEGKHIKDARNEVIRSAQTFRYYAVEGQSFTGETFPNDDPHMNVSTEREPLGVASVITPWNFPLSIPARKIAPALITGNTVVFKPSSDTPLIALRLVEALHNAGIPEGVINFVTGKSSDIGDLLVTHPSVKAVTFTGSTAAGEDIHRKSSFTTRTQMELGGKNPIIVMDDADIELAVNLTINGGFSLTGQACTGTSRVIVLEDVKESYIQKLIEKTSELKIGSGFEDGVKIGPLANEKQLKNVLKYISYGKEDGASLVYGGEQLTGKEYRNGFYVQPAVFTDVRPDMRIAREEIFGPVVAVIAVETYEEAIAIANDVEYGLSASIVTNNLKIAHQFTKEIQAGTVKVNRTTTGNLMNAPFGGLKKSSTSTFRESGRTGLEFFTQVKTVYIGY; via the coding sequence ATTGTGTTGACAACCAAAGTAATTACGTTCAGCAATTACATTAATGGCCAGTGGACAGAGTCTACAAGCGGCCGAACATTCGATAGTCTTAATCCTGCTAATAAAGAAGAAATCGTTGGTACGTTTCAAGCCTCAAATGATCAAGACATACAGCTTGCTATTGAAGCGGCCAACCGAGCTTTTCCGCAGTGGGCACAGACAGCTCCTTCCAAGCGGGCAGCTATCTTGAATCAAGCAGCAAGTATATTGGAAGAAAATGCAGATAAGCTGGCGGAGGAGTTAACCCGAGAAGAAGGAAAGCATATTAAGGATGCTAGAAATGAGGTCATAAGATCCGCACAAACATTTCGCTACTATGCGGTAGAGGGGCAGAGCTTTACCGGAGAAACATTTCCGAACGATGATCCTCATATGAACGTGTCAACGGAAAGGGAACCGCTTGGTGTGGCTAGTGTGATTACTCCATGGAACTTTCCGCTTTCTATTCCGGCTAGAAAGATTGCGCCAGCTTTGATTACTGGCAATACGGTTGTATTCAAGCCTTCATCTGATACCCCGCTCATTGCTTTGCGTCTCGTTGAGGCATTACATAATGCCGGCATTCCTGAAGGTGTTATTAACTTCGTTACAGGAAAGTCATCGGACATAGGCGATCTGCTTGTTACCCATCCCTCGGTAAAGGCGGTTACTTTTACAGGATCAACGGCTGCAGGAGAGGATATTCACCGGAAATCATCCTTTACTACCCGGACACAAATGGAATTGGGAGGAAAAAACCCGATTATTGTTATGGATGACGCCGATATTGAACTAGCAGTGAACTTAACGATTAATGGTGGATTTTCCTTAACCGGACAGGCGTGCACTGGAACGAGCCGAGTGATTGTTCTAGAGGACGTGAAAGAAAGCTATATTCAAAAGCTAATTGAGAAAACAAGTGAGTTGAAAATTGGCAGTGGTTTTGAGGATGGAGTAAAAATTGGACCGCTCGCCAATGAAAAGCAGCTTAAAAATGTTTTGAAATACATTTCCTATGGAAAAGAAGACGGCGCTTCTTTAGTGTATGGCGGTGAACAGCTGACGGGAAAAGAATATCGTAATGGATTTTATGTGCAACCGGCTGTTTTCACAGATGTCAGGCCGGATATGCGAATTGCAAGAGAAGAGATTTTTGGACCTGTTGTGGCGGTTATAGCAGTAGAAACATACGAAGAGGCTATAGCAATTGCCAATGATGTCGAGTATGGGTTATCAGCATCGATCGTCACAAATAACCTGAAGATTGCCCATCAATTTACAAAAGAAATTCAAGCGGGAACGGTCAAAGTAAATCGAACAACCACCGGTAACTTAATGAATGCTCCTTTCGGAGGCTTGAAAAAATCAAGCACCTCTACATTCCGTGAATCGGGTAGAACGGGGTTAGAATTTTTCACTCAAGTGAAAACAGTTTATATCGGTTATTAA
- a CDS encoding NAD(P)-binding domain-containing protein: MRVGLIGIGKLGTAMMKHWSDSNQTVAVYHPDKLKAEKFVQHYQHGQVLMEKDLLNLDILVLALPAKEVIPFIEQFIAKEIGTSSMHVVNMATTLYTKEVKHKFPHLSIYGVKFMGHSRELLERGNGLFIAESPLPSSIQKIFQFLGEIKQDSEERLVQVNKLATYHAVKTALDIEREFTKKELDIKYVERALTSIAPEVLRSYSEGTLGHFGREVAAELQRERRNILDRT; this comes from the coding sequence ATGAGAGTTGGTTTGATAGGGATAGGAAAATTAGGCACGGCCATGATGAAGCATTGGTCTGACAGCAATCAAACAGTAGCAGTATATCACCCAGACAAGTTGAAAGCAGAAAAGTTTGTTCAACATTATCAACACGGACAGGTACTCATGGAGAAAGATCTTCTAAACTTAGATATTCTTGTTCTAGCTTTGCCGGCGAAAGAGGTCATTCCGTTTATTGAGCAATTTATAGCTAAAGAAATCGGTACTTCCAGCATGCATGTCGTTAACATGGCTACCACTCTTTATACGAAAGAAGTAAAACACAAATTTCCGCACTTATCCATTTATGGGGTAAAGTTTATGGGTCATAGCAGAGAGTTACTGGAGCGGGGGAATGGCCTATTTATTGCAGAGTCCCCATTGCCATCTAGCATCCAAAAAATATTTCAATTTCTCGGTGAAATCAAGCAGGATAGTGAAGAGCGGCTAGTTCAAGTGAATAAATTAGCAACTTATCATGCAGTTAAAACAGCCTTAGACATTGAACGTGAATTCACAAAGAAAGAACTTGATATAAAATATGTCGAACGAGCGTTAACTTCCATTGCTCCCGAAGTGTTGCGTTCTTACAGTGAAGGAACACTTGGTCATTTCGGGAGAGAGGTCGCAGCTGAATTGCAGAGGGAGCGTAGAAATATTCTCGACAGGACATAA
- a CDS encoding 3-oxoacyl-[acyl-carrier-protein] synthase III C-terminal domain-containing protein yields MPFIRSVVTENPPYRFDQKEVVKVVRSLFGEHYTDIERLLRVFGNGQIESRYFAAPLSWFEKERGLEEKNQKYIEESVRLGSRAVTKCLQEAKINKEDIDAFIFVSSSGMATPTIDARIMNELKFPAHIKRIPLWGLGCAGGAAGISRAHDYCLAYPDAKVLVLCIELCSLTFQHADMSKSNLIGTSLFADGAACALVTGEEAQVEGAGFYTKGTQSTLMPDSEDVMGWDVKEGGLHVVFSRDIPNIIENWLKPNAALFLDKLGKELIEIDHFIAHPGGKKVIDAYEKSLGFPKEKTAPSRNVLASHGNMSSPTVLYVLKEVMSQQPDSGEQGLLTALGPGFSSEMVWMEWGEKQS; encoded by the coding sequence ATGCCGTTTATTCGGAGTGTAGTGACTGAGAATCCGCCGTATCGTTTTGATCAAAAAGAAGTAGTAAAAGTTGTAAGGAGTTTGTTTGGAGAGCATTACACCGACATTGAGCGACTATTGCGGGTATTCGGTAACGGACAAATTGAAAGCCGATATTTTGCAGCTCCATTATCATGGTTTGAGAAAGAGAGAGGATTAGAGGAAAAAAATCAGAAATATATTGAAGAATCTGTCCGTCTCGGAAGCAGAGCTGTCACAAAGTGCTTGCAAGAAGCCAAGATCAATAAAGAGGACATTGATGCCTTTATTTTTGTCTCCAGCTCGGGAATGGCGACACCGACTATTGATGCCCGTATTATGAATGAACTAAAATTTCCTGCTCATATAAAGAGAATCCCACTTTGGGGACTCGGTTGTGCAGGTGGTGCAGCGGGGATCAGCCGGGCACATGATTATTGTCTTGCTTATCCGGACGCTAAAGTGCTCGTACTCTGCATCGAATTATGTAGCTTAACTTTTCAGCATGCTGATATGTCAAAAAGCAATTTGATCGGCACGTCCTTATTTGCCGATGGTGCAGCGTGTGCGCTAGTTACCGGTGAAGAGGCACAAGTTGAGGGAGCAGGATTCTATACTAAAGGTACACAGTCCACACTAATGCCTGATTCTGAAGACGTTATGGGCTGGGATGTAAAAGAAGGAGGGCTGCACGTCGTTTTCTCTAGGGATATTCCAAATATTATTGAAAACTGGTTAAAGCCCAATGCCGCTCTTTTTTTAGATAAGCTCGGCAAAGAATTAATTGAAATCGACCACTTTATTGCCCATCCAGGTGGAAAAAAAGTAATTGATGCCTACGAAAAGTCACTAGGATTTCCAAAAGAGAAAACGGCCCCATCAAGAAACGTGTTAGCCTCTCATGGGAACATGTCCTCTCCGACAGTGCTATACGTTTTAAAGGAAGTGATGAGTCAGCAGCCTGATTCTGGTGAACAGGGACTACTCACGGCGCTTGGACCGGGGTTTAGTTCAGAGATGGTCTGGATGGAATGGGGAGAGAAGCAATCATGA
- the yyaC gene encoding spore protease YyaC, producing the protein MAAKDQIDEREIEILASKVRWALQHSVNKEIIFLCIGSDRSTGDSLGPLVGTMLKKEKIPYPIYGTLEEPVHALNLEKVLKEIYKTHSDPLVFGIDACLGDEHQIGFILFKEEPFIPGNALNKALPQVGDLHLRAIVNYLDPLSPAQSLNNTRLYTVINLAKAITKVITKTLSTEKISLT; encoded by the coding sequence ATGGCTGCCAAAGACCAAATCGATGAGAGGGAAATAGAGATTTTGGCTAGTAAAGTAAGATGGGCTCTGCAGCATTCAGTTAATAAAGAAATTATTTTTTTATGCATCGGGTCCGATCGTTCGACAGGAGATTCGCTCGGCCCTCTCGTTGGAACGATGCTGAAAAAAGAAAAAATTCCCTATCCTATATACGGTACGCTGGAAGAGCCTGTCCACGCTTTAAATTTAGAAAAGGTTTTAAAGGAAATTTATAAAACACATAGTGATCCATTGGTGTTTGGAATTGATGCTTGTTTAGGGGATGAACATCAAATTGGCTTTATTCTCTTTAAAGAAGAACCGTTTATCCCGGGAAACGCTCTTAATAAAGCTTTGCCTCAAGTAGGGGATTTGCATTTGAGAGCAATAGTGAATTATTTAGATCCGCTATCACCTGCACAGTCTTTAAATAACACCCGGCTTTACACAGTGATCAATCTTGCAAAAGCAATTACGAAAGTGATCACTAAGACACTTTCTACTGAAAAGATTTCATTAACATAA
- a CDS encoding PaaI family thioesterase produces MIKTINLNEVIRGESAPPACDTTLGVKVVEAGEGYSKGTWSIEDRLLNGNGVIMGGFVAAAADIMMAYAITPLLHENQTFASINLQTTFHRPTFTGEVDIEVKVEKFGRTVSYLTAELKQNGKLTASVTSSVMIMEKK; encoded by the coding sequence ATGATTAAGACGATTAATTTAAATGAAGTGATCCGCGGGGAAAGTGCTCCACCGGCCTGCGATACAACACTTGGTGTAAAAGTAGTGGAAGCAGGGGAAGGGTATTCAAAAGGAACCTGGTCGATTGAGGACCGGCTGCTAAATGGGAATGGTGTCATCATGGGAGGTTTCGTAGCAGCGGCGGCTGATATTATGATGGCTTATGCCATTACTCCGTTATTGCATGAAAACCAAACGTTTGCGTCAATTAACTTGCAAACAACTTTTCACCGCCCTACCTTTACCGGCGAAGTAGACATCGAAGTCAAGGTAGAAAAGTTCGGTCGCACGGTTTCCTATCTGACTGCAGAATTAAAACAAAATGGGAAATTGACTGCTAGTGTGACTTCTTCTGTTATGATCATGGAGAAAAAGTGA
- a CDS encoding 2Fe-2S iron-sulfur cluster-binding protein codes for MPKVKLHVDGSIVEQEVKDNANLVVLAAIRQFPKLKYGCGMGRCTKCTCQVIEGTESLGPPNWKEEKMLGDKVNEGYRLTCQLTITGDVELSQENISIKPPKKRTTATMK; via the coding sequence ATGCCGAAAGTCAAACTTCATGTAGATGGATCCATTGTAGAACAAGAAGTAAAGGACAATGCTAATTTAGTCGTTTTGGCAGCGATCAGACAATTTCCTAAATTAAAGTATGGTTGTGGGATGGGTAGATGCACGAAATGCACCTGTCAAGTGATTGAAGGTACAGAGTCTCTCGGACCGCCAAACTGGAAAGAAGAAAAAATGCTCGGTGACAAAGTAAATGAGGGTTACCGGCTAACTTGTCAGTTAACAATCACAGGTGATGTTGAATTGTCGCAAGAAAACATTTCAATAAAGCCGCCCAAAAAACGAACCACTGCTACGATGAAGTAG
- a CDS encoding creatininase family protein, with protein MKCYNLTKMTWEEVESALETVQLAVVPVGAHEQHGPHMTESCDAVLAEKMAERLGDRMFPYVLITPTISMGVSPHHLNFPGTISLQPDTLIAILRDVVSSLQHHGIKKFLFLNAHGGNMATLNTASALLSKEFEVEVYYAKTTAAAKESIKSYISSPLFGHSCEREVSEALYLAPELVRKDKITKGEIQIEGRWRQLRPGGAIQGFYRYEEMTKNGCIGNAMEASREIGEKIVEEALNRLTEELLELLDLERVNINELNF; from the coding sequence ATGAAGTGTTACAACTTAACGAAAATGACGTGGGAAGAAGTGGAGTCAGCGTTAGAAACTGTTCAGCTTGCAGTTGTACCTGTTGGTGCTCATGAACAGCATGGACCGCATATGACAGAAAGCTGCGATGCTGTACTGGCAGAGAAAATGGCTGAGCGGCTCGGTGATAGGATGTTTCCTTACGTGCTGATTACTCCAACAATTAGTATGGGCGTATCGCCACATCATTTGAATTTTCCTGGGACAATTTCTCTGCAGCCAGATACGTTAATCGCTATTTTAAGAGATGTTGTCTCGTCTTTACAACATCACGGTATTAAAAAGTTCTTGTTTTTAAATGCGCATGGTGGAAATATGGCTACCCTAAATACAGCATCCGCACTTTTGTCTAAAGAATTTGAAGTGGAAGTTTATTATGCTAAAACGACTGCTGCCGCAAAAGAATCTATAAAAAGTTATATTTCTTCTCCATTATTTGGACACAGCTGTGAGAGAGAAGTGTCCGAAGCCCTTTATTTAGCTCCAGAACTTGTACGTAAAGATAAGATAACAAAGGGAGAGATTCAAATTGAGGGAAGGTGGCGGCAGCTAAGGCCCGGCGGTGCTATTCAAGGCTTTTATCGTTATGAGGAGATGACAAAAAACGGCTGTATTGGAAATGCCATGGAGGCGAGTCGTGAAATAGGAGAAAAGATTGTCGAGGAGGCGCTTAACCGTCTGACGGAAGAGCTTTTGGAGTTGTTAGATTTAGAGAGAGTGAATATCAATGAGTTGAATTTTTGA
- a CDS encoding aldehyde dehydrogenase family protein, with protein sequence MRYLNYINGQWKEPITGEYKENTSPHNGEILGEFPSSSKEDVQEAVAAAKEAFLSWKKCSSQTRASYLRKAAAILSENIEEVGRDLALEEGKTLAESIGETQRAISILEYYAAEGLQPIGDVIPSANADTLLYTNRVPLGPIALITPWNFPIAIPVWKLAPALIYGNTIVIKPADLTPKSVYHVMKAFDEAGMPAGVVNCVFGRGSVVGNELVENPGIKAISFTGSNQVGLQIQNQATANGKKVQLEMGGKNPLIVLADADVEKAVSIAINGAFKSTGQKCTATSRVIVEEGIYEAFRDRLVERTKELKVGNPLEADSFMGPAVSKNQRDGVLAMIEAGKKEATLLCGGEMAANEELASGFYVQPTIFENVSRNARIAREEIFGPVIALFKVKSYEQAIDMANDTEYGLSAAICTNNLTFAHRFADDIEAGIIHVNSETAGAEPQVPFGGCKASSTGSREQGKTAIEFYTQVKTVYMDRM encoded by the coding sequence ATGCGTTATTTAAATTACATTAATGGACAGTGGAAAGAACCAATTACAGGGGAATACAAAGAAAATACAAGTCCTCATAATGGAGAAATTCTAGGGGAATTTCCTTCTAGCTCAAAAGAGGATGTTCAAGAAGCAGTAGCAGCAGCGAAGGAAGCGTTTTTGTCATGGAAAAAATGCTCTTCCCAAACACGGGCATCCTATCTGCGTAAGGCAGCAGCGATCTTAAGTGAAAATATAGAAGAAGTAGGGCGGGACTTGGCGCTTGAAGAAGGTAAAACACTTGCAGAATCAATTGGAGAGACACAGCGTGCCATTAGTATTCTAGAGTATTACGCAGCAGAAGGTCTTCAGCCAATCGGTGACGTGATTCCATCTGCCAATGCAGACACACTTTTATATACGAACCGTGTCCCACTTGGCCCAATTGCATTAATTACTCCTTGGAACTTTCCAATCGCTATTCCAGTTTGGAAACTCGCACCAGCCCTTATTTATGGAAACACAATAGTGATTAAGCCAGCAGATCTTACTCCGAAGTCTGTTTATCACGTCATGAAAGCCTTTGACGAAGCTGGGATGCCAGCGGGTGTTGTAAACTGTGTATTCGGAAGAGGGTCGGTAGTCGGCAATGAGCTTGTAGAAAACCCGGGAATCAAAGCTATTTCTTTCACCGGCTCTAATCAGGTTGGTTTGCAAATTCAAAATCAAGCAACAGCAAATGGGAAAAAGGTGCAGTTAGAAATGGGTGGAAAAAACCCATTGATCGTACTCGCAGATGCTGATGTAGAAAAAGCTGTGAGTATTGCTATAAATGGCGCTTTTAAATCTACCGGACAAAAATGTACGGCAACGAGTCGCGTGATTGTCGAAGAGGGAATCTATGAAGCATTTCGTGATCGTTTAGTTGAACGTACGAAAGAATTAAAAGTGGGAAATCCCCTTGAAGCAGATTCATTTATGGGACCGGCAGTATCAAAAAACCAAAGAGACGGCGTGCTAGCTATGATAGAAGCTGGCAAGAAAGAAGCGACTCTTCTGTGCGGAGGCGAGATGGCAGCGAATGAAGAGCTTGCCAGCGGTTTTTATGTGCAGCCAACCATTTTTGAAAATGTATCTCGGAATGCCCGAATTGCCAGGGAAGAAATTTTCGGACCTGTCATTGCCTTATTCAAAGTAAAGAGCTATGAACAGGCAATTGATATGGCTAATGATACAGAATATGGTTTAAGTGCAGCTATCTGTACAAATAATCTTACCTTTGCTCATCGCTTTGCGGATGACATTGAAGCAGGGATTATTCATGTAAATTCAGAAACAGCTGGTGCTGAGCCGCAAGTTCCGTTTGGCGGCTGTAAAGCATCCAGCACGGGTTCACGCGAACAAGGCAAAACGGCAATTGAGTTTTATACACAGGTTAAAACGGTTTACATGGATCGAATGTAA
- a CDS encoding class I adenylate-forming enzyme family protein, giving the protein MTDLYNWIFCEEADLSKRALITQTGTYTLGDLKKSVKEYHSILKDMGDIKGKKVAIIVPGVATFLSILLTVNRLGGTVVPISPLLRKEDLTQILTFIDPHIVFTVKEHNGFYLEKTVRAWADSVGEEVAIIESADGHEWKTEIIAGKPKRREADHSPYIIGCTSGSTGTPKGIIVDRAFFEFAERALTKGASLSKEDKVFLVVPTSVLYGLCWLLAGLHSQITIVATESFSFPAILKLMKWNPANKLVTSPSLFKALCMFDKVSDISVLKSLTEVSLAGEMITAEFFEGLDPLHHCKITSMYGLSELGALMYTESDIREGVEWSLTPGVAYNLENLSKEGVGELHFKTPCKFLGYYKCPELTEELYKEGWFSTGDLAKITSEQKIKVVGRKKDMIKKGGQQVIPGEIEQMLTKHEAVEKAAVLGMPHAIFGEQVIAFIIKKKEIPLSEIYNYCRDRLASFKVPDKIFILEDIPLVQGKVDKVTLKKEAQKLIANIEEKS; this is encoded by the coding sequence ATGACGGATTTATATAATTGGATTTTTTGTGAAGAAGCAGATTTATCTAAAAGAGCTCTAATTACACAAACAGGGACGTACACGTTAGGAGACCTAAAGAAAAGTGTCAAAGAATATCATTCAATTTTGAAAGATATGGGTGATATCAAAGGGAAAAAAGTAGCGATCATTGTACCAGGGGTGGCTACTTTTTTAAGTATCTTACTAACGGTGAACAGGTTAGGCGGAACAGTTGTCCCGATAAGCCCACTCTTAAGAAAAGAAGATTTAACTCAAATCCTAACCTTTATTGATCCGCATATCGTCTTTACAGTCAAGGAACACAACGGTTTCTATTTAGAAAAAACTGTGCGGGCATGGGCAGACTCTGTGGGTGAGGAGGTTGCGATCATTGAATCAGCCGATGGTCATGAATGGAAAACGGAGATCATTGCTGGGAAACCAAAACGAAGGGAAGCGGACCACTCGCCTTACATCATCGGGTGTACATCCGGCAGCACGGGAACACCAAAGGGAATAATAGTTGATAGAGCCTTTTTTGAGTTTGCCGAAAGGGCACTAACTAAGGGGGCTAGCCTCTCAAAAGAAGACAAGGTTTTCCTGGTGGTTCCAACATCGGTGTTGTATGGGCTTTGCTGGCTGCTGGCGGGGCTTCATTCTCAAATCACGATTGTTGCTACTGAATCATTTAGTTTTCCGGCAATTTTAAAACTAATGAAGTGGAATCCTGCGAATAAACTAGTGACCAGTCCTTCGTTATTCAAAGCTTTATGTATGTTTGACAAAGTTAGTGATATATCTGTGCTTAAATCGCTAACGGAAGTAAGCTTGGCTGGGGAAATGATTACGGCCGAATTTTTTGAAGGACTTGACCCCCTACATCATTGTAAAATCACTAGTATGTATGGTCTCTCGGAATTAGGAGCCCTTATGTACACAGAGTCTGATATTCGGGAGGGAGTGGAATGGTCGTTAACACCTGGAGTGGCGTATAATTTGGAGAATCTATCCAAAGAAGGCGTAGGTGAATTACATTTTAAAACACCTTGTAAATTTCTTGGCTATTATAAATGCCCGGAGCTAACAGAAGAACTGTATAAAGAAGGCTGGTTTAGTACAGGAGATTTGGCGAAAATCACGAGTGAGCAAAAAATTAAAGTCGTTGGTCGAAAAAAAGATATGATCAAGAAAGGCGGACAACAGGTTATCCCGGGTGAAATTGAACAAATGCTAACGAAGCATGAAGCAGTAGAAAAAGCAGCGGTTTTAGGAATGCCTCATGCCATCTTTGGCGAACAAGTCATTGCTTTTATTATTAAAAAGAAAGAAATTCCATTAAGCGAGATTTACAATTATTGTAGAGACCGTTTGGCCAGTTTCAAGGTTCCGGATAAGATTTTTATTTTGGAAGATATTCCTTTAGTTCAAGGAAAAGTGGATAAAGTGACCTTAAAGAAAGAGGCGCAAAAATTAATTGCGAATATTGAAGAAAAGAGTTAA
- a CDS encoding isoprenylcysteine carboxylmethyltransferase family protein, with protein sequence MNFFFILFIFVVIQRLLEVIYARSNEKRMRAQGAIEIGADHYKWIVWLHILFFVSLLAEALYLGTELAWGWQWYFTVFLIAQVLRIWSLASLGPFWNTKILVLPGAWRVKRGPYRWISHPNYVVVATEIVTLPLIFGAWRTALIFSVANALLLLFVRIPAEEKALQKLKRI encoded by the coding sequence ATGAACTTTTTTTTTATCCTATTCATTTTTGTTGTTATCCAACGGCTGTTGGAAGTTATTTATGCTCGCTCCAATGAAAAGAGAATGAGAGCTCAGGGAGCTATAGAAATAGGAGCGGATCATTATAAATGGATTGTATGGCTCCACATCCTGTTCTTTGTTTCTTTGCTAGCAGAGGCCCTTTATTTGGGAACAGAGCTGGCATGGGGGTGGCAGTGGTATTTTACTGTTTTTTTAATTGCTCAAGTACTTCGTATCTGGTCTCTTGCGTCTCTTGGTCCATTTTGGAATACAAAAATTCTTGTTCTTCCAGGAGCATGGAGAGTAAAACGTGGTCCATACCGCTGGATTTCCCATCCAAACTATGTAGTAGTAGCTACTGAGATTGTCACACTTCCGCTCATCTTCGGAGCATGGAGAACAGCATTAATTTTTTCTGTTGCAAATGCACTGTTATTGCTTTTCGTACGAATCCCAGCAGAAGAAAAGGCACTGCAAAAATTGAAAAGAATTTAA